From Acipenser ruthenus chromosome 23, fAciRut3.2 maternal haplotype, whole genome shotgun sequence, the proteins below share one genomic window:
- the LOC131699721 gene encoding DNA-binding protein inhibitor ID-3-A-like, translating into MKAISPVRSMRSCYEAVCCISEQSLAIARSKTATEEPMNVLYDMNDCYSKLKELVPSIPQNKSVSQVEILQHVIDYIFDLQIALKDEEPTEKTSDVVLSIKASDFGCDFTSGEETRLFH; encoded by the exons ATGAAAGCTATCAGCCCAGTGAGGTCGATGAGAAGCTGTTACGAAGCGGTCTGCTGCATCTCCGAACAGAGCCTTGCCATCGCCCGGAGTAAAACCGCAACGGAGGAGCCCATGAACGTCCTGTATGACATGAACGACTGCTATTCGAAGCTGAAGGAACTTGTGCCGAGCATCCCGCAGAACAAGTCTGTCAGCCAGGTAGAAATCTTGCAGCACGTCATCGACTACATCTTCGACTTGCAGATAGCTCTGAAAGACGAAGAACCAACTGAAAAGACCTCTGACGTAGTCCTGTCAATAAAG GCATCAGATTTTGGTTGCGACTTCACATCTGGAGAGGAAACGCGTTTATTCCATTAG